The Ahaetulla prasina isolate Xishuangbanna chromosome 4, ASM2864084v1, whole genome shotgun sequence genome has a window encoding:
- the LOC131198390 gene encoding keratin, type I cytoskeletal 14-like isoform X2, with amino-acid sequence MSTIIRHYTSTSSSSMKGCSGENLVHFGRGCHAPGSYGGAGGISVSTARCISGIGNTSGGTYGGSSYCSTFAGGLGGGLSGSLGGGLTGGFVGGTGSDILPAGNEKETMQNLNDRLAAYLDKVRALEEANASLEVKIKEWYQNQIPGPDRDYNHYFRIIEDLRSKILSATIENADVLLQIDNAKLTADDFKNKFEAEQALRTSVESDINGLRNVLDDLTSTRIHLEKDIELLTEELLHLKKNHEEEMKLLQSHMGGEITVEMDAAPGVDLTKVLAEMREQYESLAENNRRDAEQWFFTKTEELNREVAINTEQLQSGQSEVIELRRSLQGLDIDLQAQLSTKAALEGTLADIESRYSVQLTQIQGLIINVEEELATLRCDMERQNHEYKILLDVKTRLEKEIATYRRLLEGEED; translated from the exons ATGTCCACCATCATCAGGCACTACACTagcacttcctcctcctctatgAAAGGTTGTAGCGGGGAAAACCTGGTCCATTTTGGTAGAGGTTGCCATGCCCCTGGCAGTTACGGTGGAGCTGGTGGTATTTCAGTTTCTACTGCTCGCTGCATCTCTGGGATTGGAAACACCTCAGGTGGTACTTATGGGGGCAGCAGTTACTGCAGCACCTTTGCTGGGGGCCTTGGTGGGGGCCTTAGTGGAAGTCTTGGAGGAGGATTAACTGGTGGTTTTGTGGGTGGAACTGGAAGTGATATCCTTCCAGCTGGGAATGAGAAGGAAACCATGCAGAACCTCAATGATCGTCTGGCTGCTTACCTGGACAAAGTGCGGGCATTGGAGGAAGCCAATGCCAGCCTGGAGGTCAAGATTAAGGAGTGGTACCAGAATCAGATACCTGGTCCAGACCGTGACTACAACCACTATTTCAGGATTATTGAGGACCTGAGAAGCAAG ATTCTTTCTGCCACAATTGAGAATGCTGATGTCCTCTTGCAGATTGATAATGCAAAACTGACTGCTGATGATTTCAAAAACAA GTTTGAGGCAGAACAGGCGTTGCGCACGAGTGTTGAATCTGACATCAACGGCTTGCGCAATGTGCTGGATGATCTAACCTCAACCAGGATTCACCTAGAAAAGGATATTGAGCTTCTCACTGAGGAGTTGCTTCACTTGAAGAAGAATCATGAAGAG GaaatgaaacttcttcaaagcCACATGGGTGGAGAAATCACTGTAGAGATGGATGCTGCTCCTGGTGTGGACCTGACAAAGGTCCTGGCAGAGATGCGAGAACAGTATGAGAGCTTGGCGGAGAACAACCGTAGAGATGCTGAGCAATGGTTCTTCACCAAG ACTGAAGAGCTGAATCGAGAAGTTGCCATCAATACGGAACAACTGCAGAGTGGCCAATCAGAAGTCATAGAACTGCGACGCAGCCTTCAAGGATTAGACATAGACTTGCAGGCCCAGCTTAGCACG AAAGCAgcactggaagggactttggcagACATAGAATCTCGCTATAGTGTTCAGCTCACGCAGATCCAGGGTCTGATCATCAATGTGGAAGAGGAACTGGCTACCTTGAGATGTGATATGGAGCGCCAGAACCATGAATATAAGATTCTCCTTGATGTCAAGACACGCCTGGAAAAGGAGATTGCCACCTACCGTCGTCTGCTGGAGGGAGAGGAAGATTAG
- the LOC131198390 gene encoding keratin, type I cytoskeletal 14-like isoform X1 — protein sequence MSTIIRHYTSTSSSSMKGCSGENLVHFGRGCHAPGSYGGAGGISVSTARCISGIGNTSGGTYGGSSYCSTFAGGLGGGLSGSLGGGLTGGFVGGTGSDILPAGNEKETMQNLNDRLAAYLDKVRALEEANASLEVKIKEWYQNQIPGPDRDYNHYFRIIEDLRSKILSATIENADVLLQIDNAKLTADDFKNKFEAEQALRTSVESDINGLRNVLDDLTSTRIHLEKDIELLTEELLHLKKNHEEEMKLLQSHMGGEITVEMDAAPGVDLTKVLAEMREQYESLAENNRRDAEQWFFTKTEELNREVAINTEQLQSGQSEVIELRRSLQGLDIDLQAQLSTKAALEGTLADIESRYSVQLTQIQGLIINVEEELATLRCDMERQNHEYKILLDVKTRLEKEIATYRRLLEGEEDYTPQYSSAIEGSKTTRQIRTIIEEIKDGKVISSQEQVHVSGN from the exons ATGTCCACCATCATCAGGCACTACACTagcacttcctcctcctctatgAAAGGTTGTAGCGGGGAAAACCTGGTCCATTTTGGTAGAGGTTGCCATGCCCCTGGCAGTTACGGTGGAGCTGGTGGTATTTCAGTTTCTACTGCTCGCTGCATCTCTGGGATTGGAAACACCTCAGGTGGTACTTATGGGGGCAGCAGTTACTGCAGCACCTTTGCTGGGGGCCTTGGTGGGGGCCTTAGTGGAAGTCTTGGAGGAGGATTAACTGGTGGTTTTGTGGGTGGAACTGGAAGTGATATCCTTCCAGCTGGGAATGAGAAGGAAACCATGCAGAACCTCAATGATCGTCTGGCTGCTTACCTGGACAAAGTGCGGGCATTGGAGGAAGCCAATGCCAGCCTGGAGGTCAAGATTAAGGAGTGGTACCAGAATCAGATACCTGGTCCAGACCGTGACTACAACCACTATTTCAGGATTATTGAGGACCTGAGAAGCAAG ATTCTTTCTGCCACAATTGAGAATGCTGATGTCCTCTTGCAGATTGATAATGCAAAACTGACTGCTGATGATTTCAAAAACAA GTTTGAGGCAGAACAGGCGTTGCGCACGAGTGTTGAATCTGACATCAACGGCTTGCGCAATGTGCTGGATGATCTAACCTCAACCAGGATTCACCTAGAAAAGGATATTGAGCTTCTCACTGAGGAGTTGCTTCACTTGAAGAAGAATCATGAAGAG GaaatgaaacttcttcaaagcCACATGGGTGGAGAAATCACTGTAGAGATGGATGCTGCTCCTGGTGTGGACCTGACAAAGGTCCTGGCAGAGATGCGAGAACAGTATGAGAGCTTGGCGGAGAACAACCGTAGAGATGCTGAGCAATGGTTCTTCACCAAG ACTGAAGAGCTGAATCGAGAAGTTGCCATCAATACGGAACAACTGCAGAGTGGCCAATCAGAAGTCATAGAACTGCGACGCAGCCTTCAAGGATTAGACATAGACTTGCAGGCCCAGCTTAGCACG AAAGCAgcactggaagggactttggcagACATAGAATCTCGCTATAGTGTTCAGCTCACGCAGATCCAGGGTCTGATCATCAATGTGGAAGAGGAACTGGCTACCTTGAGATGTGATATGGAGCGCCAGAACCATGAATATAAGATTCTCCTTGATGTCAAGACACGCCTGGAAAAGGAGATTGCCACCTACCGTCGTCTGCTGGAGGGAGAGGAAGATTA TACTCCCCAGTACTCATCAGCCATAGAGG GATCCAAAACAACCCGTCAGATTCGCACAATTATTGAGGAGATAAAAGATGGAAAAGTGATCTCGTCCCAGGAACAAGTTCATGTCTCTGGGAATTAA